The window GACATCGGTCGCGACCTGACCAGAGGGCTCGGCGCGGGAGCGGACCCGGCGATCGGACGCCAGGCGGCCGACGACAACACCGATGAGATCGAAGAGGTGCTGAAGGGCGCCGACATGGTGTTCGTCACCGCCGGGGAAGGCGGTGGGACCGGCACCGGCGGAGCGCCGGTCGTCGCGCGGATCGCGCGAGAGCTCGGAGCGCTCACCATCGGTGTGGTCACCCGACCGTTCTCCTTCGAGGGCAAGCGGCGCGCCACCCAGGCAGAGGAAGGCATCGCCTCGCTGCGCGAGGAGGTCGACACGCTGATCGTCATTCCGAACGACCGGCTGCTCTCCATCAGCGACAAGCGAGTCAGCGTCCTGGATGCGTTCCGCTCTGCCGACCAGGTCCTGCTGTCGGGCGTCCAGGGAATCACCGACCTGATCACCACACCGGGCCTGATCAACCTCGACTTCGCCGACGTGAAGTCGGTCATGTCCGAGGCAGGGTCCGCGCTGATGGGCATCGGCTCTTCGCGCGGCGACGACCGGGCGCTGGTCGCCGCCGAGAGCGCGATCGCCAGCCCGCTGCTCGAGGCGTCGATCGAGGGTGCGCACGGCGTCCTGATGAACGTCTCGGGTGGCAGCGACCTCGGACTGTTCGAGATCCACGAGGCGGCGCAGCTGGTCGCGGATGCCGCACACCCCGACGCCAACATCATCTTCGGTGCGGTCATCGACGACGCCCTCGGCGACGAGGTGCGGGTCACCGTCATCGCCGCCGGGTTCGACGGCGGCGCTCCTCGCGCGCGCACGACCGAACCCCGGCGGGCGTCAGTACGCGAGCCCAAGGTCGAGGTTGCGAACGAGGAGACCCCGGTCGAGCAGACCGTGGACATCACGGACCCACCGGTCGCGGCGCGGGTGCCGGCGGCCAGCCGGGCCGGCGGGCGGGCGGAGCCGCCACGGCGCACCATCGTCTTCGACGACGGCGACGACCTCGACGTCCCCGA is drawn from Mycobacteriales bacterium and contains these coding sequences:
- the ftsZ gene encoding cell division protein FtsZ, with protein sequence MAAPQNYLAVIKVVGIGGGGVNAVNRMIEVGLRGVEFIAVNTDAQALLMSDADVKLDIGRDLTRGLGAGADPAIGRQAADDNTDEIEEVLKGADMVFVTAGEGGGTGTGGAPVVARIARELGALTIGVVTRPFSFEGKRRATQAEEGIASLREEVDTLIVIPNDRLLSISDKRVSVLDAFRSADQVLLSGVQGITDLITTPGLINLDFADVKSVMSEAGSALMGIGSSRGDDRALVAAESAIASPLLEASIEGAHGVLMNVSGGSDLGLFEIHEAAQLVADAAHPDANIIFGAVIDDALGDEVRVTVIAAGFDGGAPRARTTEPRRASVREPKVEVANEETPVEQTVDITDPPVAARVPAASRAGGRAEPPRRTIVFDDGDDLDVPDFLK